From Mya arenaria isolate MELC-2E11 chromosome 12, ASM2691426v1, the proteins below share one genomic window:
- the LOC128212197 gene encoding hydroxylysine kinase-like encodes MERPVLEEHDVMRVVFDAYGMRVTKQMFLDSYDDVNILVHVSDLSTNENIVKVSPNGYVFKVLNTVDSKREEFVDVMHGAIECVARAEIVTSRPVLTKDGRQYILQRFPNKTGETKEFLVRLFEFVPGETLDNKPYTADLCFQVGMMAAKIDRALKDFYPDALKCHTRHWNLREVGDLGSLVDVIDDGEDRKLIRDVIREFKTNVLENSQLQRGAIHGDLNEGNIIVRRRETQDGTLSTTPSEYGVIGVLDFGDLVYEYHVFEISITMAYMMIESKHGLDPLDAGGHVLAGYLSVFDLNGADTKVIKECIAARLAQSFTYGALEHKKNPSNTYCLKTADRGWPVLRKLWSMSKKELFGHWNEILKCYDIKSLV; translated from the exons ATGGAGCGACCAGTGCTAGAAGAACATGACGTCATGAGAGTTGTGTTCGATGCTTATGGCATGCGCGTCACTAAACAGATGTTTCTTGATAGTTATGATGACGTCAACATCCTCGTGCACGTTAGTGACTTGTCGACCAATGAAAACATAGTAAAGGTCTCACCAAATGGTTATGTTTTCAAGGTTCTCAATACTGTCGATTCAAAAAGAGAAGAATTTGTTG ACGTTATGCATGGAGCTATTGAGTGCGTCGCAAGAGCTGAAATAGTGACGTCACGTCCGGTTCTTACAAAAGATGGAAGACAATACATTCTCCAACGATTTCCTAACAAAACAG GTGAAACAAAGGAATTCCTTGTTCGCCTATTCGAATTTGTACCCGGAGAAACACTGGACAACAAACCATACACTGCGGATTTGTGTTTCCAAGTTGGCATGATGGCGGCGAAAATTGATCGCGCGCTAAAG gACTTCTACCCAGACGCCCTGAAATGTCACACACGTCACTGGAACCTGAGAGAGGTCGGTGATTTAGGGAGCCTTGTTGATGTCATTGATGATGGTGAAGACAGAAAATTGATTCGTGACGTCATACGAGAATTCAAAACAAACGTTCTTGAAAATAGCCAGCTGCAAAGAG GAGCCATCCATGGTGATTTGAACGAAGGCAATATTATAGTCCGTCGGAGAGAAACGCAAGATGGCACCCTTAGTACTACTCCATCTGAATATGGCGTCATTGGTGTCCTTGACTTTGGTGACCTAGTTTACGAGTACCATGTGTTTGAAATATCCATTACAATGGCATATATGATGATTGAAAGCAAACACGGCCTTGACCCATTAGACGCTGGCGGTCACGTGCTTGCGGGATACTTGAGTGTCTTTGACCTTAATGGCGCCGACACAAAGGTCATAAAGGAGTGCATAGCGGCTAGACTGGCCCAGTCCTTTACATATGGAGCGCTAGAACACAAGAAAAATCCTTCAAATACCTACTGTTTAAAAACTGCAGATCGTGGATGGCCAGTGTTAAGAAAACTTTGGAGTATGTCGAAAAAAGAGTTATTCGGACATTGGAATGAAATACTCAAATGTTATGATATTAAAAGTTTGGTATAG
- the LOC128211777 gene encoding pentatricopeptide repeat domain-containing protein 3, mitochondrial-like, whose amino-acid sequence MAASMGLRSNFIKIKNNFLLQRSCVLCHKLYSTETSPSGTDVRKGRLHRIKKEIPYEELGAVIQEEERAKIVAYYSRNVRVERTDVSAAAGKEAIAKNSTILVQGDGKTPVSLPKKKKRDSLSILKALASTVKVDPSAPHYSFIDDPGLIPNRNNQEACLLAKASGKRAARYFVNKHVKLFGNDDAVPHIQAFQPEKLDYVHTDVGEASLLERVDRREVADSVEVYDRMDEQGMTVSEEALTRLLELLCAYQCRDAENLYPEERLALANEDTGKRSLDKAVEVFEKLETRTADTYNWIIRALAEFDNTRCWTLWEEMKIEEFPAELATYNALIGSMRRDFQLMKNRKFEKIQDMLTEMNGAGLCPNLDTFHSVFRVMKTVLVKRGETDPLMNHLPGVIAEMKKLEIRPTLETWSLIFDTLTIKDPETDKWQNPTLGGKKVDLVTDISEIVDQLSEQRKEDRVLNHFGENFFTKAMSFLHRFNEVTVAIKVFDLKESMGARYVITDLQMENAFYEQFMFLLLKNKPLDVVMEYYTKCIRHGKLSSPSNSLRYTLYDAIYQYDAYQWIPIIYSDMSSIGFRMTFVRWQLLEMMAQEGLEQKFKQEFEKIADELHQVRKMREPMMTERMDDDIKTSHIIKIFLNNKNLQKAWDVVQWYTAQRAFWGYDLKEAVIMELLDKTIQYQDNENLMCLCEMEPNCRAMFKKHMNTLLTDREHELSAFLSKQRMDALRDIFLRD is encoded by the exons ATGGCGGCCTCCATGGGATTGAGGTCGAACTTCATAAAAATCAAGAATAATTTTTTACTGCAAAG gTCCTGTGTATTGTGTCATAAGTTATACTCTACTGAAACAAGTCCATCAGGTACAGATGTCCGAAAGGGGAGACTTCATAGAATAAAGAAAGAGATTCCTTACGAAGAACTGGGAGCTGTAATTCAGGAGGAAGAAAGGGCCAAAATTGTAGCTTATTATAGTCGTAATGTGAGAGTTGAAAGAACTGATGTATCGGCTGCTGCTGGTAAAGAAGCGATAGCCAAGAATTCAACCATTCTTGTCCAAGGGGATGGGAAGACGCCTGTTTCATTACCtaagaagaagaaaagagaTTCCTTGTCTATACTTAAAGCATTGGCATCAACTGTTAAAGTA GATCCCTCTGCACCTCATTATTCCTTCATCGATGATCCTGGCTTGATACCTAATAGAAACAATCAG gAGGCCTGCTTGTTGGCAAAAGCGTCCGGAAAAAGGGCAGCAAGGTATTTTGTGAATAAGCATGTCAAGCTGTTTGGAAATGACGATGCTGTTCCCCATATCCag GCCTTCCAGCCAGAGAAGCTTGACTATGTGCATACTGATGTGGGTGAGGCCTCTCTACTGGAGAGAGTCGATCGTCGAGAGGTCGCAGACTCTGTCGAGGTGTATGACCGTATGGATGAACAAG GCATGACAGTATCCGAAGAAGCCCTCACAAGACTTCTGGAATTATTGTGTGCCTACCAGTGTCGGGATGCAGAGAACTTATACCCCGAAGAGAGGCTGGCCTTGGCCAATGAAGATACAGGCAAAAG GTCACTGGACAAGGCTGTGGAAGTATTTGAAAAGCTAGAAACACGGACAGCGGATACCTACAACTGGATAATTAGGGCTCTTGCTGAG TTTGACAACACAAGGTGCTGGACGTTGTGGGAAGAAATGAAAATAGAGGAATTCCCTg CTGAGCTGGCCACATACAATGCCCTCATTGGTAGTATGAGGAGGGACTTTCAGCTGATGAAGAacagaaagtttgaaaaaatacaG GACATGCTGACTGAGATGAATGGTGCAGGATTGTGCCCGAACCTGGACACTTTCCACTCAGTGTTCAGAGTTATGAAGACAGTGCTGGTAAAACGTGGAGAGACAGATCCCCTCATGAATCACTTGCCTGGCGTGATCGCTGAGATGAAGAAACTGGAAATAC GGCCAACACTTGAGACATGGTCGTTGATATTTGACACACTCACCATAAAGGATCCAGAGACAGATAAATGGCAGAATCCTACGCTAG GAGGGAAAAAAGTCGACCTTGTGACAGACATCAGTGAGATCGTTGACCAACTAAGTGAACAACGTAAAGAGGATCGGGTGTTGAATCACTTTGGAG AAAACTTCTTCACAAAAGCCATGTCATTT TTGCACCGGTTCAATGAAGTTACCGTGGCCATTAAGGTCTTCGACCTGAAGGAGAGTATGGGAGCTCGTTACGTGATAACTGACCTGCAAATGGAAAATGCCTTCTA tgaACAATTCATGTTCCTTCTGCTAAAGAACAAACCACTAGATGTTGTAATGGAATATTACACGAAATGTATAAGACATGGG aaattGAGTTCTCCGAGTAATAGTTTACGATATACTCTGtatgatgctatataccaatACGATGCTTACCAGTGGATTCCCATCATCTACTCCG ATATGTCATCGATTGGCTTTAGAATGACCTTCGTTCGTTGGCAGTTGCTGGAGATGATGGCACAGGAAGGTTTAGAACAAAAG ttcAAACAGGAGTTTGAAAAGATAGCAGACGAACTCCATCAAGTGAGGAAGATGAGGGAACCAATGATGACTga GAGAATGGACGATGACATCAAAACAAGCCATATAATCAAGATTTTCCTCAACAATAAAAATCTACAGAAAGCATG GGACGTAGTACAGTGGTACACTGCTCAACGGGCCTTCTGGGGATATGACTTGAA GGAGGCTGTTATCATGGAACTACTGGACAAGACTATCCAATATCAGGACAATGAGAACCTCATG TGTCTCTGTGAGATGGAGCCCAACTGTCGAGCCATGTTTAAGAAACATATGAACACGCTACTCACAGACAGGGAGCATGAACTCTCCGCCTTCCTCTCAAAACAGAGAAT